The following are encoded in a window of Streptomyces sp. SAT1 genomic DNA:
- a CDS encoding ROK family transcriptional regulator has product METPGSQSSLHRANLERVVRAVRLAGSLTQAEIARTTGLSAATVSNIVRELKDGGTVQVTPTSAGGRRARSVSLSGDAGIVIGVDFGHTHLRVAIGNLAHQVLAEESEPLDVDASSSEGFDRAEELVSRLITATGVDRAKIAGVGLGVPGPIDVESGTLGSTAILPGWGGIKPAEELRGRLGVPVHVDNDANLGALGELVWGSGRGVRDLAYIKIASGVGAGLVINGKIYRGPGGTAGEIGHITLDEAGPVCRCGNRGCLETFTAARYVLPLLQPSHGTELTMEGVVRLARDGDPGCRRVIADVGRHIGSGVANLCNLLNPSRVVLGGDLAEAGELVLGPIRESVGRYAIPSAARQLSVLPGALGGRAEVLGALALALSEMGDSTLLDGTLTAATPAFT; this is encoded by the coding sequence GTGGAGACTCCAGGGTCGCAGTCGTCGCTGCACCGAGCCAACCTGGAGCGGGTCGTACGTGCCGTGCGTCTTGCCGGATCCCTCACCCAGGCGGAGATCGCGCGGACCACGGGTCTGTCCGCGGCGACGGTCTCCAACATCGTGCGGGAGCTGAAGGACGGGGGGACGGTCCAGGTCACCCCCACGTCGGCGGGCGGGCGCCGGGCCCGCAGCGTGTCCCTGAGCGGGGACGCCGGGATTGTCATAGGGGTCGACTTCGGGCACACCCATTTGCGGGTCGCGATCGGGAACCTGGCCCACCAGGTGCTCGCCGAGGAGTCCGAGCCGCTGGACGTGGACGCCTCCTCCAGCGAGGGCTTCGACCGGGCCGAGGAGCTGGTCAGCCGGCTGATCACGGCGACCGGGGTGGACCGCGCCAAGATCGCCGGGGTGGGCCTCGGCGTGCCCGGACCGATCGACGTGGAGTCCGGCACGCTGGGCTCCACCGCGATCCTGCCGGGCTGGGGCGGCATCAAGCCCGCCGAGGAGCTGCGCGGGCGCCTCGGCGTCCCCGTGCACGTGGACAACGACGCCAACCTCGGTGCCCTCGGCGAGCTGGTCTGGGGCAGCGGGCGCGGGGTGCGCGACCTGGCGTACATCAAGATCGCCAGCGGTGTGGGCGCCGGCCTGGTGATCAACGGCAAGATCTACCGCGGCCCCGGCGGCACCGCAGGCGAGATCGGGCACATCACGCTCGACGAGGCGGGACCGGTCTGCCGCTGCGGCAACCGCGGCTGCCTGGAGACCTTCACCGCCGCCCGCTACGTGCTGCCGCTGCTCCAGCCGAGCCACGGCACCGAGCTGACCATGGAGGGCGTGGTGCGGCTGGCCCGGGACGGGGACCCGGGCTGCCGCCGGGTGATCGCCGACGTCGGCCGGCACATCGGCAGCGGGGTGGCCAATCTCTGCAACCTGCTCAACCCGAGCCGGGTGGTCCTCGGCGGTGATCTCGCGGAGGCGGGCGAGTTGGTCCTCGGCCCCATCCGGGAGTCCGTGGGCCGCTACGCCATCCCCAGCGCCGCCCGTCAACTGTCCGTGCTCCCCGGGGCACTCGGCGGCCGTGCGGAGGTGCTGGGCGCCCTCGCGCTGGCGCTCAGCGAGATGGGGGATTCGACCCTTTTGGACGGAACCCTGACCGCGGCGACCCCTGCCTTCACTTAG
- a CDS encoding sugar ABC transporter substrate-binding protein, translating to MRRAAFAVAAGAMAVSLAACGSAKESKDKDTSSSAPAAKKGDDIKVGLLLPENKTARYEQFDKPLIEKKVAELTNNKGKVFYNNAQQNANLQSQQVDTMITNKVDVLIVDAVDAKAIKNSIQKAEDQGIKVVAYDRLAEGPIDAFTTFDNEEVGKAQGEALLKAMGSKATKASKIVMINGSVTDPNAAQFKKGAHSALDGKVTIAKEYDTKEWSPDNANSEMEAAISAIGAKNIAGVYSANDGMAGGAITALKAAGISVPVTGQDAELAGVQRILAGEQNMSIFKSYPTEANVAAEMAVALAKGTSLDSIAKTKVDSDSAKGVPALLVPVISLTKDNVNETVIKEGFYTAAQICTGKYKADCDKAGVK from the coding sequence ATGCGTCGTGCGGCCTTCGCCGTTGCCGCTGGTGCCATGGCCGTCTCGCTCGCCGCCTGTGGCAGTGCCAAGGAGTCCAAGGACAAGGACACCTCGTCGTCCGCCCCCGCGGCCAAGAAGGGCGACGACATCAAGGTCGGCCTGCTGCTGCCGGAGAACAAGACCGCTCGTTACGAGCAGTTCGACAAGCCCCTGATCGAGAAGAAGGTCGCGGAGCTGACGAACAACAAGGGCAAGGTCTTCTACAACAACGCCCAGCAGAACGCCAACCTGCAGAGCCAGCAGGTCGACACGATGATCACCAACAAGGTGGACGTGCTCATCGTGGACGCGGTGGACGCCAAGGCCATCAAGAACTCCATCCAGAAGGCCGAGGACCAGGGCATCAAGGTCGTCGCCTACGACCGCCTGGCCGAGGGCCCGATCGACGCCTTCACCACCTTCGACAACGAAGAGGTCGGCAAGGCGCAGGGCGAGGCGCTGCTGAAGGCCATGGGCAGCAAGGCCACCAAGGCGAGCAAGATCGTCATGATCAACGGCTCGGTGACCGACCCGAACGCCGCCCAGTTCAAGAAGGGCGCCCACTCCGCCCTCGACGGCAAGGTGACCATCGCCAAGGAGTACGACACCAAGGAGTGGTCGCCGGACAACGCCAACTCCGAGATGGAGGCGGCGATCTCCGCGATCGGCGCCAAGAACATCGCGGGCGTCTACTCCGCCAACGACGGCATGGCCGGCGGCGCCATCACCGCCCTGAAGGCCGCGGGCATCAGCGTCCCGGTCACCGGCCAGGACGCCGAACTCGCCGGTGTGCAGCGCATCCTCGCGGGCGAGCAGAACATGAGCATCTTCAAGTCCTACCCGACCGAGGCGAACGTCGCCGCCGAGATGGCGGTCGCCCTCGCCAAGGGCACCAGCCTGGACTCGATCGCCAAGACCAAGGTCGACAGCGACAGCGCCAAGGGCGTCCCGGCGCTGCTGGTCCCGGTCATCTCGCTGACCAAGGACAACGTCAACGAGACGGTCATCAAGGAGGGCTTCTACACCGCCGCCCAGATCTGCACCGGCAAGTACAAGGCCGACTGCGACAAGGCCGGCGTCAAGTAA
- a CDS encoding ATP-binding cassette domain-containing protein, protein MVHVSATPVLALRGVSKRFGAVQALTDVELEVHAGEVVALVGDNGAGKSTLVKTIAGVHPIDEGVIEWDGRPVQIGKPHDAQSLGIATVYQDLALCDNIDVVGNLYLGRELKRFGVLDEVEMERRSQELLRTLSIRIPSVRIPIASLSGGQRQVVAIARSMLGEPKLVILDEPTAALGVEQTAQVLDLVERLRERGHAVILISHNMADVKAVADKVAVLRLGRNNGVFEVRTTSQEEIISAITGATDNAVTRRAARANGEVSK, encoded by the coding sequence ATGGTTCACGTGTCCGCTACGCCCGTGCTGGCGTTGCGCGGGGTCTCCAAGCGGTTCGGTGCCGTTCAGGCGCTCACCGACGTAGAGCTTGAGGTCCACGCCGGTGAGGTGGTCGCCCTGGTCGGCGACAACGGCGCCGGAAAGTCCACGCTGGTCAAGACGATCGCCGGCGTCCACCCCATCGACGAGGGCGTCATCGAGTGGGACGGCAGGCCCGTCCAGATCGGCAAGCCGCACGACGCCCAGAGCCTCGGCATCGCGACCGTCTACCAGGACCTCGCGCTGTGCGACAACATCGACGTCGTCGGCAACCTCTACCTGGGCCGCGAACTGAAACGGTTCGGCGTGCTCGACGAGGTCGAGATGGAGCGCCGCTCCCAGGAGCTGCTGCGCACCCTGTCGATCCGCATCCCGAGCGTGCGCATCCCGATCGCCTCGCTCTCCGGCGGCCAGCGCCAGGTCGTGGCCATCGCCCGCTCCATGCTCGGCGAGCCCAAGCTGGTCATCCTGGACGAGCCCACCGCCGCCCTCGGCGTCGAGCAGACCGCCCAGGTGCTCGACCTCGTCGAGCGGCTGCGCGAGCGCGGCCACGCCGTCATCCTGATCAGCCACAACATGGCCGACGTGAAGGCCGTGGCGGACAAGGTCGCCGTCCTTCGCCTGGGCCGCAACAACGGCGTCTTCGAGGTCAGGACGACCTCGCAGGAGGAGATCATCTCCGCCATCACCGGCGCCACCGACAACGCCGTGACCCGCCGTGCGGCGCGCGCGAACGGGGAGGTATCCAAGTGA
- a CDS encoding sugar ABC transporter permease, with the protein MSIDKTSATAQDGQTAENTEAAAAAVTAVDPRLLVREQGLAGYFGEFKRKMKAGELGSLPVVLGLIIICVVFQSLNSQFLSAQNLSDITVTMVGTGMISVGIVFVLLLGEIDLSVGSVSGAGSALAAVLAVNQGWPEWAAVLIAVAAGAAIGAAHGFFFAVLGAPAFAVTLAGLLFWLGFMLKILGAQGTINLDSDGLIGKLTTYFFADVAAAYGLALIVVVVFFVTSFLGNRRREAAGIPSRPLSDTVLRTVLLAVISFAAAFMYNQYKGLPLATVIFLVFLIGTDFLLRRTAFGRKIFALGGSVEASRRAGINVTAIRISVFGISGGFAAIGGLFLASKIASANQSAGTGDLLMNAIAAAVIGGTSLFGGRGRTWNALLGVLVIVSIQYGLQLESIAEPVKYMITAAVLLATVVIDSVTRKTQKTAGRA; encoded by the coding sequence GTGAGCATCGACAAGACCTCCGCCACCGCGCAGGACGGGCAGACCGCAGAGAACACCGAGGCCGCGGCCGCGGCGGTGACCGCCGTCGACCCGCGCCTCCTGGTGCGCGAGCAGGGACTGGCCGGCTACTTCGGCGAGTTCAAGCGCAAGATGAAGGCCGGTGAACTGGGCTCGCTCCCGGTCGTCCTCGGCCTGATCATCATCTGCGTCGTCTTCCAGAGCCTCAACTCGCAGTTCCTGTCCGCGCAGAACCTGAGCGACATCACCGTCACGATGGTCGGCACGGGCATGATCTCCGTCGGCATCGTCTTCGTGCTGCTGCTCGGCGAGATCGACCTGTCGGTCGGCTCCGTCAGCGGCGCGGGCAGCGCCCTGGCCGCCGTCCTCGCGGTCAACCAGGGCTGGCCCGAGTGGGCCGCCGTGCTCATCGCCGTCGCCGCCGGCGCGGCCATCGGCGCGGCCCACGGCTTCTTCTTCGCGGTGCTCGGCGCCCCCGCCTTCGCCGTGACCCTGGCCGGCCTGCTGTTCTGGCTCGGCTTCATGCTCAAGATCCTGGGCGCCCAGGGCACCATCAACCTCGACAGCGACGGCCTGATCGGCAAGCTGACGACGTACTTCTTCGCGGACGTGGCCGCCGCCTACGGGCTGGCCCTGATCGTGGTCGTGGTGTTCTTCGTCACCTCCTTCCTCGGCAACCGCCGCCGGGAGGCCGCGGGCATCCCCTCCCGCCCGCTCAGCGACACGGTCCTGCGCACCGTGCTGCTCGCCGTGATCTCCTTCGCCGCCGCCTTCATGTACAACCAGTACAAGGGGCTGCCGCTGGCCACGGTGATCTTCCTGGTGTTCCTGATCGGCACCGACTTCCTGCTGCGCCGCACCGCCTTCGGCCGGAAGATCTTCGCGCTCGGCGGCAGCGTCGAGGCGTCCCGCCGCGCGGGCATCAACGTCACCGCGATCCGGATCTCCGTGTTCGGCATCTCGGGCGGCTTCGCCGCGATCGGCGGCCTCTTCCTGGCCTCCAAGATCGCCTCGGCCAACCAGAGCGCCGGCACCGGTGACCTGCTGATGAACGCCATCGCGGCGGCCGTCATCGGCGGCACGTCCCTCTTCGGCGGACGCGGGCGCACCTGGAACGCCCTCCTCGGTGTCCTCGTCATCGTCTCGATCCAGTACGGCCTCCAGCTGGAGTCCATCGCCGAGCCGGTGAAGTACATGATCACCGCGGCGGTCCTGCTGGCCACCGTCGTCATCGACTCGGTCACCCGCAAGACCCAGAAGACGGCCGGCCGCGCCTGA